The Tenrec ecaudatus isolate mTenEca1 chromosome 14, mTenEca1.hap1, whole genome shotgun sequence genome contains a region encoding:
- the LOC142426729 gene encoding cytosolic phospholipase A2 beta-like encodes MEGGARCVPRDPSGGGLWVAGLGENWPSFLLLPVTHPDFYVTLWLPTACNHRLQTRTVNNCRNPVWNQSFHFRVHSQIKNMVELKVFDQDLLTSDDPVLSVLFDVGTLLPGEFRRQSFLLSPQARLHMGGHPRYHQRDAA; translated from the exons ATGGAGGGTGGGGCTCGGTGCGTCCCCAGGGATCCCTCTGGTGGTGGACTCTGGGTGGCTGGGTTGGGGGAGAACTGGCCCTCATTTcttctcctcccagtgacccacCCTGACTTCTATGTGACCCTGTGGCTGCCCACGGCCTGCAACCACCGGCTCCAGACGCGCACGGTCAACAACTGCAGAAACCCTGTCTGGAACCAGAGCTTCCATTTCCGGGTGCACAGCCAGATCAAG AACATGGTGGAGCTGAAAGTCTTTGACCAGGACCTGCTGACCAGCGACGACCCCGTGCTGTCAGTGCTGTTTGACGTGGGCACTCTGCTGCCTGGGGAGTTCCGGCGCCAGAGCTTCTTGCTGAGCCCGCAGGCAAGACTCCACATGGGCGGCCACCCTCGGTACCACCAACGGGATGCTGCTTAA
- the JMJD7 gene encoding bifunctional peptidase and (3S)-lysyl hydroxylase JMJD7 isoform X2, which translates to MAEAALEAVRRELQEFPAAARELGVPPTVPYLDEAPTPLHFYRDWVCPSRPCIVRNALRHWPALQKWSLPYLRATVGATEVSVAVTPDGYADAVRGDRFVMPAERLLPLCGVLDVLEGRARHPGVLYVQKQCSNLLTELPQLLPDLEPHVPWASEALGKMPDAVNFWLGEAAAVTSLHKDHYENLYCVLSGEKHFLLHPPSDRPFIPYGALDSTGPPGTRSVPVPTVPWGPGPPLHRAGRRDALPAGLVVPPRAAVPGLHCCELLVRHGV; encoded by the exons aGCTTGGCGTGCCTCCAACCGTGCCCTACCTGGATGAGGCCCCGACGCCGCTGCACTTCTACCGGGACTGGGTCTGCCCCAGCAGGCCCTGCATCGTGCGCAATGCCCTGCGGCACTGGCCCGCCCTGCAGAAGTGGTCGCTCCCCTATCTGAG GGCCACGGTGGGCGCCACGGAGGTGAGCGTAGCGGTGACCCCAGATGGCTATGCTGATGCCGTGCGCGGAGACCGCTTCGTGATGCCAGCCGAGCGCCTGCTGCCCCTGTGCGGTGTGTTGGACgtcctggagggcagggcccgGCACCCTGGCGTGCTCTACGTGCAGAAGCAGTGCTCTAACCTGCTTACCGAGCTGCCCCAGCTGCTGCCCGACTTGGAGCCCCATGTGCCCTGGGCCTCCGAGGCTCTGG ggaagaTGCCAGACGCTGTGAACTTCTGGCTGGGGGAGGCGGCCGCAGTGACGTCCT tGCACAAGGACCACTACGAAAACCTCTACTGTGTCCTCTCTGGAGAGAAACATTTCCTGTTACACCCGCCCAGCGACCGACCCTTCATCCCCTATG GTGCCCTGGATTCCACTGGACCCCCTGGCACCAGATCTGTCCCGGTACCCACAGTACCGTGGGGCCCAGGCCCTCCGCTGCACCGTGCAGGCCGGCGAGATGCTCTacctgccggccttgtggttccACCACGTGCAGcagtcccagggctgcattgctg tgaacttctggtacgacatggagtatga
- the JMJD7 gene encoding bifunctional peptidase and (3S)-lysyl hydroxylase JMJD7 isoform X1: MAEAALEAVRRELQEFPAAARELGVPPTVPYLDEAPTPLHFYRDWVCPSRPCIVRNALRHWPALQKWSLPYLRATVGATEVSVAVTPDGYADAVRGDRFVMPAERLLPLCGVLDVLEGRARHPGVLYVQKQCSNLLTELPQLLPDLEPHVPWASEALGKMPDAVNFWLGEAAAVTSLHKDHYENLYCVLSGEKHFLLHPPSDRPFIPYELYTPATYRLTEAGTFEVVDEEAMEKVPWIPLDPLAPDLSRYPQYRGAQALRCTVQAGEMLYLPALWFHHVQQSQGCIAVNFWYDMEYDLKYSYFQLLDTLTKASGLD, encoded by the exons aGCTTGGCGTGCCTCCAACCGTGCCCTACCTGGATGAGGCCCCGACGCCGCTGCACTTCTACCGGGACTGGGTCTGCCCCAGCAGGCCCTGCATCGTGCGCAATGCCCTGCGGCACTGGCCCGCCCTGCAGAAGTGGTCGCTCCCCTATCTGAG GGCCACGGTGGGCGCCACGGAGGTGAGCGTAGCGGTGACCCCAGATGGCTATGCTGATGCCGTGCGCGGAGACCGCTTCGTGATGCCAGCCGAGCGCCTGCTGCCCCTGTGCGGTGTGTTGGACgtcctggagggcagggcccgGCACCCTGGCGTGCTCTACGTGCAGAAGCAGTGCTCTAACCTGCTTACCGAGCTGCCCCAGCTGCTGCCCGACTTGGAGCCCCATGTGCCCTGGGCCTCCGAGGCTCTGG ggaagaTGCCAGACGCTGTGAACTTCTGGCTGGGGGAGGCGGCCGCAGTGACGTCCT tGCACAAGGACCACTACGAAAACCTCTACTGTGTCCTCTCTGGAGAGAAACATTTCCTGTTACACCCGCCCAGCGACCGACCCTTCATCCCCTATG AGCTGTACACCCCAGCAACCTACCGACTCACTGAGGCGGGCACCTTTGAGGTGGTGGATGAAGAGGCCATGGAGAAG GTGCCCTGGATTCCACTGGACCCCCTGGCACCAGATCTGTCCCGGTACCCACAGTACCGTGGGGCCCAGGCCCTCCGCTGCACCGTGCAGGCCGGCGAGATGCTCTacctgccggccttgtggttccACCACGTGCAGcagtcccagggctgcattgctg tgaacttctggtacgacatggagtatgacctcaagtatagttacttccaactgctcgacaccctcaccaaggcctcaggcctggactag